A portion of the Streptomyces sp. YPW6 genome contains these proteins:
- a CDS encoding UDP-glucose/GDP-mannose dehydrogenase family protein, with the protein MALRITVIGTGYLGATHAAAMAELGFEVLGLDVVPEKIELLSSGRVPMYEPGLEEMLQRHVAGIEGSSGRLRFTTSWEEVAEFGDVHFVCVNTPQKHGEYACDMSYVDSAFEALAPHLTRPALVVGKSTVPVGSAARLADRLAELAPVGDGAELAWNPEFLREGFAVEDTLHPDRIVVGVTSENAEKLLREVYAVPIGEGSPFVVTDFPTAELVKTSANSFLATKISFINAMAEVCEAADGDVVKLAEAIGHDDRIGKKFLRAGIGFGGGCLPKDIRAFMARAGELGADQALTFLREVDSINMRRRGHMVELAREAVGGGSFLGTRVAVLGATFKPDSDDVRDSPALNVAGQIHLQGGQVTVFDPKGMDNARQLFPTLGYADSALEAVRGADVVLHLTEWREFRELDPAELGEAAARRIILDGRNALDSAVWREAGWTYRAMGRPKA; encoded by the coding sequence ATGGCCCTCAGGATCACCGTGATCGGCACCGGCTATCTCGGCGCCACCCATGCCGCGGCCATGGCCGAGCTGGGCTTCGAGGTCCTCGGGCTCGACGTGGTCCCGGAGAAGATCGAGCTGCTGTCGAGCGGGCGTGTCCCGATGTACGAGCCGGGGCTGGAGGAGATGCTCCAGCGGCACGTCGCCGGGATCGAGGGGTCCAGCGGGCGGCTGCGCTTCACCACCTCCTGGGAGGAGGTCGCGGAGTTCGGCGACGTCCACTTCGTCTGTGTGAACACTCCGCAGAAGCACGGCGAGTACGCCTGCGACATGAGCTACGTGGACAGCGCCTTCGAGGCGCTCGCCCCGCATCTGACCCGGCCCGCCCTGGTCGTCGGCAAGTCGACCGTCCCCGTGGGGTCCGCCGCCCGGCTCGCGGACCGGCTCGCCGAGCTGGCTCCGGTGGGCGACGGGGCCGAGCTGGCCTGGAACCCGGAGTTCCTCCGTGAGGGCTTCGCCGTCGAGGACACCCTCCACCCCGACCGGATCGTCGTCGGCGTCACGAGCGAGAACGCCGAGAAGCTGCTCCGCGAGGTGTACGCCGTGCCGATCGGTGAGGGCTCGCCGTTCGTGGTGACCGACTTCCCGACCGCCGAGCTGGTGAAGACCTCCGCCAACTCCTTCCTCGCCACCAAGATCTCCTTCATCAACGCGATGGCCGAGGTCTGCGAGGCCGCCGACGGGGACGTCGTGAAGCTCGCCGAGGCCATCGGGCACGACGACCGGATCGGGAAGAAGTTCCTGCGGGCCGGGATCGGCTTCGGCGGCGGCTGCCTGCCCAAGGACATCCGCGCCTTCATGGCCCGCGCCGGCGAGCTGGGCGCCGACCAGGCGCTGACCTTCCTCCGCGAGGTCGACTCCATCAACATGCGCCGCCGCGGCCACATGGTGGAGCTGGCCCGCGAGGCGGTGGGCGGCGGCTCGTTCCTCGGCACGCGGGTGGCGGTGCTGGGCGCCACCTTCAAGCCCGACTCCGACGACGTACGCGACTCCCCCGCGCTCAACGTCGCCGGGCAGATCCACCTCCAGGGCGGCCAGGTGACCGTGTTCGACCCGAAGGGGATGGACAACGCCCGGCAGCTGTTCCCGACGCTCGGTTACGCGGACTCCGCGCTGGAAGCCGTGCGCGGCGCGGACGTCGTGCTGCACCTGACGGAGTGGCGCGAGTTCCGCGAGCTGGACCCGGCCGAGCTGGGCGAGGCGGCCGCCCGCCGGATCATCCTGGACGGGCGCAACGCCCTGGACAGCGCGGTGTGGCGCGAGGCGGGCTGGACCTACCGGGCGATGGGCCGCCCGAAGGCCTGA
- a CDS encoding response regulator transcription factor, whose product MTLVLLAEDDASISEPLARALRREGYEVEVRQDGPTALDAGLQGGIDLVVLDLGLPGMDGLEVARRLRAGGHAIPILVLTARADEVDTVVGLDAGADDYVTKPFRLAELLARVRALLRRGAAEPVQQPATHGVRIDVESHRAWMGEEELQLTAKEFDLLRVLVRDAGRVVTRDQLMREVWDTTWWSSTKTLDMHISWLRKKLGDDAANPRYIATVRGVGFRFEKS is encoded by the coding sequence ATGACCCTTGTACTGCTCGCCGAGGACGACGCATCCATCTCGGAGCCACTGGCCCGCGCACTGCGTCGGGAGGGTTACGAGGTCGAGGTCCGCCAGGACGGTCCGACCGCGCTCGACGCCGGACTCCAGGGCGGAATCGACCTGGTCGTCCTCGACCTGGGGCTGCCCGGGATGGACGGCCTCGAAGTCGCCCGCAGGCTCCGGGCCGGCGGCCACGCCATCCCGATCCTGGTGCTGACGGCCCGCGCGGACGAGGTCGACACGGTCGTCGGCCTGGACGCGGGCGCCGACGACTACGTCACCAAGCCCTTCCGGCTCGCCGAGCTGCTCGCCCGGGTCCGCGCCCTGCTGCGCCGCGGTGCCGCCGAGCCCGTGCAGCAGCCCGCCACCCACGGCGTCAGGATCGACGTCGAATCGCACCGTGCCTGGATGGGTGAGGAGGAACTCCAGCTCACGGCCAAGGAGTTCGACCTGCTGCGGGTTCTCGTCCGGGACGCCGGCCGGGTCGTCACCCGCGACCAGCTGATGCGCGAGGTCTGGGACACCACGTGGTGGTCCTCCACCAAGACCCTCGACATGCACATCTCCTGGCTGCGCAAGAAGCTCGGCGACGACGCCGCCAATCCGCGCTACATCGCCACCGTCCGGGGCGTCGGCTTCCGGTTCGAGAAGAGCTGA
- a CDS encoding ATP-binding protein: MRRRLINSTLAVVLVVVAVFGVSLVIVETRTISASAQESVESEALRLISVVDSRLLGEETINSGVLAEQIDPARFALIEIPGREPIAVGERPEGSVLRATETGERGEKVVVEESRSAVTREVGRTLLIIGAVALLAIVSAVLLAVRQANRLTSPLTDLAETAERLGSGDPRPRHKRYGVPELDRVADVLDSSAERIARMLTAERRLAADASHQLRTPLTALSMRIEEISVTDDPETVKEEANIALTQVERLTDVVERLLTNSRDPRTGSAVVFDLDEIIKQQIEEWRPAYRSTGRALVCSGKHGLRAVGTPGAVAQVLAALIENSLMHGGGTVALRTRVTGNQVVVEVTDEGPGVPAELGARIFERTISGRNSTGIGLAVARDLAEADGGRLELLQQHPAVFALFLSRVPVERRPPERPVR; encoded by the coding sequence ATGCGCCGCCGGCTGATCAACTCCACGCTCGCCGTGGTGCTCGTCGTCGTCGCCGTCTTCGGCGTCTCGCTGGTGATCGTGGAGACCCGCACCATCAGCGCCAGCGCCCAGGAGAGCGTCGAGTCCGAGGCGCTGCGGCTGATCAGCGTGGTCGACAGCCGGCTGCTGGGGGAGGAGACGATCAACTCCGGCGTGCTGGCCGAGCAGATCGACCCGGCCCGGTTCGCGCTGATCGAGATCCCCGGCCGTGAGCCCATCGCCGTCGGCGAACGCCCCGAGGGCAGCGTCCTGCGCGCCACGGAGACCGGCGAGAGGGGGGAGAAGGTCGTCGTCGAGGAGTCCCGTTCGGCCGTGACCCGCGAGGTCGGACGCACACTCCTGATCATCGGCGCGGTGGCGCTGCTGGCGATCGTCTCGGCCGTGCTCCTCGCCGTACGCCAGGCCAACCGGCTGACCTCCCCGCTCACCGACCTCGCCGAGACCGCCGAACGCCTCGGCTCCGGGGACCCCCGCCCGCGCCACAAGCGGTACGGGGTGCCCGAGCTGGACCGCGTCGCGGACGTCCTGGACTCCTCCGCCGAGCGGATCGCCCGGATGCTGACCGCCGAGCGGCGCCTCGCCGCGGACGCCTCGCACCAGCTGCGGACCCCGCTGACCGCGCTCTCCATGCGGATCGAGGAGATCTCCGTCACCGACGACCCCGAGACGGTCAAGGAGGAGGCGAACATCGCCCTGACCCAGGTCGAGCGCCTCACCGACGTCGTCGAGCGGCTCCTGACGAACTCCCGCGACCCGCGCACCGGCTCCGCCGTCGTCTTCGACCTCGACGAGATCATCAAGCAGCAGATCGAGGAGTGGCGGCCCGCCTACCGCTCCACCGGCCGGGCCCTCGTCTGCTCCGGCAAGCACGGGCTGCGGGCCGTCGGAACCCCGGGGGCGGTCGCCCAGGTCCTGGCGGCGCTGATCGAGAACTCCCTCATGCACGGCGGCGGTACCGTCGCCCTGCGCACCCGCGTCACCGGCAACCAGGTCGTCGTCGAGGTCACCGACGAGGGGCCCGGCGTCCCCGCCGAACTCGGGGCGCGGATCTTCGAGCGGACCATCAGCGGCCGCAACTCCACCGGCATCGGCCTGGCCGTCGCCCGCGACCTCGCGGAAGCGGACGGCGGGCGCCTGGAACTGCTCCAGCAGCACCCGGCGGTCTTCGCACTCTTCCTCAGCCGCGTCCCGGTCGAGCGCAGACCCCCTGAGCGCCCGGTGCGCTGA
- a CDS encoding 5-(carboxyamino)imidazole ribonucleotide synthase, with protein sequence MTFPVVGMVGGGQLARMTHEAGIPLGLKFKLLSDTPQDSAAQVVSEVVIGDYRDLETLRAFARGCDVITFDHEHVPTEHLRALEADGIPVRPGPDALVHAQDKGVMRARLAEIGAPCPRNRIVSDPADAAAFAEEVGGFPVILKTVRGGYDGKGVWVVRSEADAADPFRAGVPVLAEEKVDFLRELAANIVRSPHGQAVAYPVVESIQVDGVCDTVIAPAPDLSEELAGGAQQLALRIAAELDVVGHLAVELFETRDGRILVNELAMRPHNSGHWTQDGAITSQFANHVRAVLDLPLGDPRPRAPWTVMCNVLGGDYPDMYQGYLHCMARDPQLKIHMYGKDVKPGRKVGHVNTYGDDLADVRERARHAADYLRGTITE encoded by the coding sequence GTGACGTTCCCGGTAGTCGGCATGGTCGGCGGCGGTCAGCTCGCCCGCATGACCCACGAGGCGGGTATCCCCCTCGGCCTGAAATTCAAGCTGCTCAGTGACACTCCCCAGGACTCGGCGGCCCAGGTGGTGAGCGAGGTCGTCATCGGCGACTATCGCGACCTGGAGACCCTGCGCGCCTTCGCGCGCGGCTGCGACGTGATCACCTTCGATCACGAGCATGTGCCGACCGAGCATCTGCGCGCCCTGGAGGCGGACGGCATCCCCGTGCGCCCCGGCCCCGATGCCCTGGTCCACGCCCAGGACAAGGGGGTGATGCGCGCCCGGCTCGCGGAGATCGGCGCCCCCTGCCCCCGTAACCGCATCGTGAGCGACCCGGCCGACGCCGCCGCGTTCGCCGAGGAGGTCGGGGGTTTCCCCGTCATCCTCAAGACCGTGCGCGGCGGGTACGACGGCAAGGGCGTGTGGGTGGTGCGCTCCGAGGCGGACGCCGCCGACCCGTTCCGCGCGGGCGTTCCGGTCCTCGCGGAGGAGAAGGTCGACTTCCTGCGGGAGCTGGCGGCCAACATCGTCCGCTCGCCGCACGGCCAGGCCGTCGCCTACCCGGTCGTCGAGTCCATCCAGGTCGACGGGGTCTGCGACACGGTGATCGCCCCGGCCCCGGACCTCTCCGAGGAGCTGGCCGGCGGGGCCCAGCAGCTCGCGCTGCGCATCGCCGCCGAGCTGGACGTCGTCGGCCACCTCGCGGTGGAGCTGTTCGAGACCCGTGACGGCCGCATTCTCGTCAACGAGCTGGCGATGCGCCCCCACAACTCCGGCCACTGGACCCAGGACGGCGCGATCACCTCGCAGTTCGCCAACCACGTCCGGGCCGTCCTCGACCTCCCGCTCGGCGACCCGCGCCCCCGCGCCCCCTGGACGGTCATGTGCAACGTCCTGGGCGGCGACTACCCGGACATGTACCAGGGATACCTGCACTGCATGGCCCGCGACCCCCAGCTCAAGATCCACATGTACGGCAAGGACGTGAAGCCCGGCCGCAAGGTCGGGCACGTCAACACCTACGGCGACGATCTGGCGGACGTGCGGGAGCGCGCCCGGCACGCGGCCGACTACCTGCGAGGAACGATCACCGAATGA
- a CDS encoding peptide MFS transporter has product MASSLTKDSPSSGEKTFFGHPRGMATLFMTEMWERFSWYGMRAILTLYLVAAVLDGPLEGREALAASIYGVYNAVVYMAAMPGGWVADRLWGARKAVLVGGIIIALGHFTLALPSDIAFFIGLALIAAGTGLLKPNISAMVGGLYQGQPSARRDAGFTLFYMAINIGGLAAPLLVGYLGEHVNWHLGFGVAGVGMTFAVIQYAIGSKHLGDVGKLPAKPISPEERRKTLRKVALWAGIAVAALLIDLALGTYDIEHIVNVLAVLGVVVPVVYFITIFRDPALTKEDRPKIKAYVWFFITAVLFWMIYDQSGSLLTIFADNKTDRFIGGWEFPASWLQSVNPAMVIILAPIFAALWVKLATRNREPSTPMKFALAMLLIGGSFGIMGLAGAAAANSDTGKVTVFWLLAVYLAQTMGEMCLSPVGLSLSTKLAPKMFVGQIMGLWFLATSTGNALNGWTTKLNAPLGDAAYYTLQAGVAVAAGIAFMVAGRKIRALMGGVK; this is encoded by the coding sequence ATGGCGTCCAGCCTGACGAAGGACTCGCCGAGTTCCGGCGAGAAGACCTTCTTCGGCCACCCCCGCGGTATGGCCACCCTGTTCATGACGGAGATGTGGGAACGCTTCTCCTGGTACGGGATGCGCGCCATCCTCACCCTGTACTTGGTGGCCGCTGTGCTCGACGGCCCCCTTGAGGGCCGGGAGGCGCTCGCCGCCTCCATCTACGGTGTCTACAACGCCGTCGTCTACATGGCCGCGATGCCCGGCGGCTGGGTCGCCGACCGTCTCTGGGGCGCCCGCAAGGCCGTTCTGGTCGGCGGGATCATCATCGCGCTGGGCCACTTCACCCTGGCACTGCCGAGCGACATCGCGTTCTTCATCGGCCTGGCACTGATCGCTGCCGGTACGGGCCTGCTGAAGCCGAACATCTCGGCGATGGTCGGCGGCCTCTACCAGGGCCAGCCCAGTGCCCGCCGTGACGCCGGCTTCACGCTCTTCTACATGGCCATCAACATCGGTGGCCTCGCCGCCCCGCTGCTGGTCGGTTACCTCGGCGAGCACGTCAACTGGCACCTCGGCTTCGGTGTCGCCGGTGTCGGTATGACCTTCGCGGTGATCCAGTACGCGATCGGCTCCAAGCACCTCGGCGACGTCGGCAAGCTGCCCGCGAAGCCCATCTCCCCCGAGGAGCGGCGGAAGACGCTGCGCAAGGTCGCCCTGTGGGCCGGCATCGCGGTCGCCGCGCTGCTGATCGACCTGGCGCTGGGCACGTACGACATCGAGCACATCGTCAACGTCCTGGCCGTGCTGGGCGTCGTCGTGCCGGTCGTCTACTTCATCACGATCTTCCGGGACCCGGCGCTGACCAAGGAGGACCGGCCGAAGATCAAGGCGTACGTGTGGTTCTTCATCACCGCCGTGCTCTTCTGGATGATCTACGACCAGTCCGGTTCGCTGCTGACGATCTTCGCGGACAACAAGACGGACCGCTTCATCGGCGGCTGGGAGTTCCCGGCCTCCTGGCTGCAGTCGGTCAACCCGGCCATGGTCATCATCCTGGCTCCGATCTTCGCCGCGCTCTGGGTCAAGCTGGCCACGCGCAACCGCGAGCCCAGCACCCCGATGAAGTTCGCCCTGGCGATGCTTCTCATCGGTGGCTCCTTCGGCATCATGGGTCTGGCGGGCGCCGCCGCGGCCAACAGCGACACCGGCAAGGTCACCGTGTTCTGGCTGCTCGCGGTCTACCTGGCGCAGACCATGGGTGAGATGTGCCTCTCCCCGGTCGGCCTGTCCCTCTCCACGAAGCTGGCGCCGAAGATGTTCGTCGGCCAGATCATGGGTCTGTGGTTCCTGGCTACCTCGACGGGCAACGCCCTGAACGGCTGGACCACGAAGCTCAACGCTCCGCTGGGCGACGCTGCGTACTACACGCTGCAGGCGGGCGTGGCGGTGGCCGCGGGTATCGCCTTCATGGTGGCGGGCCGCAAGATCCGCGCCCTCATGGGCGGCGTGAAGTAA
- the purE gene encoding 5-(carboxyamino)imidazole ribonucleotide mutase: MTSPSAQAPVIGIVMGSDSDWPVMEAAAKALDEFEIPYEVDVVSAHRMPREMIAYGEEAAGRGLKAVIAGAGGAAHLPGMLASVTPLPVIGVPVPLKYLDGMDSLLSIVQMPAGVPVATVSVGGARNAGLLAARILATQDPALQERMKEFQQELNDQATEKGKRLRSKVQGSDSFGFGK, from the coding sequence ATGACTTCCCCCTCCGCCCAGGCGCCCGTGATCGGCATCGTGATGGGCTCGGACTCCGACTGGCCCGTCATGGAGGCGGCGGCCAAGGCGCTGGACGAGTTCGAGATCCCGTACGAGGTCGACGTCGTCTCCGCCCACCGCATGCCGCGCGAGATGATCGCGTACGGCGAGGAGGCCGCGGGCCGTGGCCTGAAGGCGGTCATCGCGGGCGCGGGCGGAGCCGCCCACCTGCCCGGGATGCTGGCCTCGGTCACCCCGCTGCCGGTCATCGGCGTACCGGTGCCGCTCAAGTACCTGGACGGCATGGACAGCCTGCTCTCCATCGTCCAGATGCCCGCGGGGGTCCCCGTCGCCACCGTCTCCGTCGGCGGAGCGCGCAACGCGGGCCTGCTCGCCGCCCGCATCCTGGCCACGCAGGACCCCGCGCTCCAGGAGCGGATGAAGGAGTTCCAGCAGGAGCTGAATGACCAGGCCACGGAGAAGGGCAAGCGACTGCGCTCCAAGGTCCAGGGCTCGGACTCCTTCGGCTTCGGAAAGTAG
- a CDS encoding GtrA family protein: protein MSERGALRARLDLLAREVAKFGAVGAVGLLVNIAVFNLLRHATDLQVVRASVLATFVAILCNYVGFRYWTYRDRDKTGRTRELTLFLLFSAAGAVIENGVLYLATYGFDWNSPVQSNVFKILGIGLATLFRFWSYRTWVFKALPAETPSAEEAARPAERFLEQRRPTETVERDPVRN, encoded by the coding sequence ATGAGCGAACGGGGCGCACTGCGGGCCCGGCTTGATCTGCTGGCCCGGGAGGTCGCCAAGTTCGGCGCGGTCGGCGCGGTGGGGCTGCTGGTCAACATCGCGGTCTTCAACCTGCTCCGGCACGCCACCGACCTCCAGGTCGTCCGGGCGAGCGTGCTGGCGACCTTCGTCGCCATCCTGTGCAACTACGTGGGCTTCCGCTACTGGACCTACCGGGACCGCGACAAGACCGGCCGGACCCGCGAGCTGACGCTCTTCCTGCTGTTCAGCGCGGCGGGCGCGGTGATCGAGAACGGCGTGCTCTACCTGGCGACGTACGGCTTCGACTGGAACAGCCCGGTCCAGAGCAACGTCTTCAAGATCCTGGGCATCGGGCTCGCGACCCTCTTCCGCTTCTGGTCCTACCGGACGTGGGTCTTCAAGGCCCTCCCCGCCGAGACCCCTTCCGCCGAGGAGGCCGCCCGCCCCGCGGAGCGGTTTCTGGAACAGCGGCGGCCCACGGAGACCGTAGAGCGCGATCCGGTACGGAACTGA
- a CDS encoding dipeptidase, whose protein sequence is MDHVQRARELLAAHPVVDGHNDLPWALREQVGYDLDARDIAADQRGLLHTDLNRLRAGGVGGQFWSVYVRTDLTGDAAVSATLEQIDVVGELIARYPAHLRRALTADDLEKARAEGRIGSLMGAEGGHSINNSLGTLRALHDLGVRYMTLTHNDNIDWADSATDLPRLGGLSAFGHEVVREMNRIGMLVDLSHVADGVMRDALATSTAPVIFSHSSARAVCDHPRNIPDDVLAALPANGGVAMATFVPKFVLPEAVAWTLAADRNMREHGLHHLDTTPVAMRIHEDFEAAHPRPEATVATIADHLDHMRAVAGIDHIGIGGDYDGTAFTPRGLEDVAGYPNLIAELLRRHWSEGDLAKLTWQNSVRVLRDAEAVARAEQSVRGPSHATITELDG, encoded by the coding sequence ATGGACCACGTGCAGCGCGCCCGCGAACTCCTCGCGGCCCACCCCGTCGTCGACGGTCACAACGACCTCCCCTGGGCCCTGCGCGAACAGGTCGGCTACGACCTCGACGCCCGGGACATCGCCGCCGACCAGCGCGGCCTGCTCCACACCGACCTGAACCGGCTGCGGGCCGGCGGTGTCGGCGGCCAGTTCTGGTCGGTGTACGTCCGCACCGATCTCACCGGGGACGCGGCCGTCAGCGCCACCCTGGAGCAGATCGACGTCGTCGGCGAGCTCATCGCCCGCTACCCGGCGCATCTGCGCCGGGCGCTCACCGCCGACGACCTGGAGAAGGCCCGCGCCGAGGGCCGGATCGGCTCCCTGATGGGCGCCGAGGGCGGCCACTCCATCAACAACTCGCTGGGCACCCTGCGCGCCCTGCACGACCTGGGCGTCCGCTACATGACGCTCACCCACAACGACAACATCGACTGGGCCGACAGCGCCACGGACCTGCCGCGCCTCGGCGGGCTCTCCGCCTTCGGCCACGAGGTCGTCCGCGAGATGAACCGCATCGGCATGCTGGTCGATCTCAGCCACGTCGCCGACGGCGTCATGCGCGACGCGCTCGCCACCAGCACCGCGCCGGTGATCTTCTCGCACTCCTCGGCCCGTGCCGTCTGCGACCACCCGCGCAACATCCCCGACGACGTCCTGGCGGCCCTCCCGGCCAACGGCGGTGTCGCGATGGCGACCTTCGTCCCGAAGTTCGTGCTGCCCGAGGCGGTCGCCTGGACCCTGGCCGCCGACCGCAACATGCGCGAGCACGGGCTGCACCACCTCGACACCACCCCGGTCGCGATGCGCATCCACGAGGACTTCGAGGCGGCCCACCCGCGCCCCGAGGCCACGGTCGCCACCATCGCGGACCACCTCGACCACATGCGCGCGGTCGCGGGCATCGACCACATCGGCATCGGCGGCGACTACGACGGCACGGCGTTCACCCCGCGCGGCCTGGAGGACGTCGCGGGCTACCCGAACCTCATCGCCGAACTGCTGCGACGGCACTGGTCCGAGGGCGACCTCGCCAAGCTGACCTGGCAGAACTCCGTACGGGTGCTGCGCGACGCGGAGGCCGTGGCGCGCGCCGAGCAGAGCGTGCGCGGCCCGTCCCACGCGACGATCACCGAGCTGGACGGCTGA
- a CDS encoding GDSL-type esterase/lipase family protein: MDDARDWITTPLTGGLLRGALDLERTERGGLLPHRLPATARARSGGDAQVAQAESQPSGVRVAFRTAATAVRLDVLRTVTAHRGLAPLPDGAYDLYVDGEAAGRASASGGHVLMVDLSDGSRELFPGSVGAVSFTGLPAREKTVEIWLPYTETTELIALRTDAPVAALEPGGRPVWLHHGSSISQGSSADSSATAWPALAAGAGGVELVNLSLAGSALLDPFTACALRDTPADLISVKIGINLVNHDAMGLSDFGPAVHAFLDTVRDGHPSTPLLVVSPLLCPAQEDTPGPAAPDVRDGRVGFTALGDPADAARGRLTLRVVRRELARITAERAASDPYLFHLDGLTLYGEADHAELPLPDGLHPDAAAHRRIGERFGAFAFGPGGPFAGAAKHS; this comes from the coding sequence ATGGACGACGCGCGCGACTGGATCACCACCCCGCTCACCGGCGGCCTCCTGCGCGGTGCGCTCGACCTGGAGCGCACCGAGCGCGGGGGGCTCCTCCCCCACCGGCTGCCCGCCACCGCCCGCGCCCGGTCCGGCGGCGACGCGCAGGTGGCGCAGGCGGAGTCGCAGCCCTCGGGCGTGCGCGTGGCCTTCCGTACCGCGGCCACCGCCGTGCGGCTGGACGTCCTGCGCACCGTGACGGCCCACCGGGGGCTCGCACCGCTCCCGGACGGCGCGTACGACCTGTACGTCGACGGCGAGGCGGCCGGCCGGGCCTCGGCGAGCGGCGGCCACGTCCTGATGGTCGATCTGTCCGACGGGTCACGGGAGCTGTTCCCCGGCAGCGTCGGGGCGGTGTCCTTCACCGGGCTGCCCGCGCGCGAGAAGACCGTCGAGATCTGGCTGCCGTACACCGAGACCACCGAGCTGATCGCCCTGCGCACCGACGCGCCCGTGGCGGCCCTGGAGCCGGGCGGGCGGCCGGTCTGGCTGCATCACGGCAGCTCCATCAGCCAGGGCTCCTCGGCCGACAGCTCCGCGACCGCCTGGCCCGCCCTGGCCGCCGGGGCGGGGGGCGTGGAGCTGGTCAACCTCTCGCTGGCGGGCAGCGCGCTGCTCGACCCGTTCACCGCGTGCGCCCTGCGGGACACCCCAGCGGACCTGATCAGCGTCAAGATCGGCATCAATCTCGTCAACCACGACGCGATGGGGCTGAGCGACTTCGGCCCGGCCGTGCACGCCTTCCTCGACACCGTCCGCGACGGGCACCCCAGCACGCCGCTGCTCGTCGTCTCACCCCTCCTCTGCCCCGCACAGGAGGACACCCCCGGTCCCGCCGCCCCCGACGTCCGCGACGGGCGGGTGGGGTTCACGGCGCTGGGAGACCCGGCCGACGCAGCTCGCGGCAGGCTGACCCTGCGCGTCGTACGGCGGGAGCTCGCCCGGATCACGGCGGAGCGGGCGGCATCGGACCCGTACCTCTTCCACCTGGACGGCCTCACCCTGTACGGCGAGGCCGACCACGCCGAACTGCCGCTGCCCGACGGGCTCCACCCGGACGCCGCCGCCCACCGCCGCATCGGCGAGCGCTTCGGGGCGTTCGCCTTCGGTCCGGGGGGACCGTTCGCGGGGGCGGCGAAGCACTCCTGA
- a CDS encoding pentapeptide repeat-containing protein — translation MRTNLLRITTALGAAAVLAIGGAGVAAADGVGNAGIGNKGVGNAGIENMGLGNAGAFNGGIGNAGLGNWGWGNAGIGNTGIGSHGHGNSGLGSSGIGNTGVGSSGIGN, via the coding sequence ATGCGCACGAATCTTCTCCGCATCACGACCGCGCTCGGTGCCGCGGCCGTACTGGCCATCGGCGGCGCGGGCGTGGCCGCCGCCGACGGTGTGGGCAACGCGGGCATCGGGAACAAGGGCGTGGGCAACGCGGGCATCGAGAACATGGGCCTGGGCAACGCGGGCGCCTTCAACGGCGGTATCGGCAACGCCGGCCTCGGGAACTGGGGCTGGGGCAACGCCGGTATCGGCAACACGGGCATCGGCAGCCACGGTCACGGCAACTCGGGCCTCGGCAGCTCCGGCATCGGCAACACCGGCGTGGGCAGCTCCGGCATCGGTAACTGA